The region AGTGCCCAGATGAGCGTGGACGGCCGCACCGTCAGCCTTAACTTGTGGGACACGGCCGGCCAGGAGGAGTACGACCGCCTGCGTACTCTCTCCTACCCCCAGACTAATGTCTTTATCATCTGCTTCTCCATTGGCAGTCCCTCCTCCCACGCCAACGTAAGACACAAGTGGCACCCCGAGGTGTCTCACCACTGCCCCAACGTGCCCATCCTGCTGGTGGGCACCAAGAGGGACCTGAGGGGCGACATAGAAACGGTGAAGAAGCTGAAAGAGCAGAGTTTGGCTCCCACCACCCAGCAGCAGGGAAACTCCCTCGCCAAACAAATCGGGGCCGTCAAATACATGGAGTGTTCGGCACTGCTGCAGGAAGGCGTCAGGGAGGTGTTCGCAGAGGCCGTGAGAGCAGTGTTGTACCCTGTCACGAAAAAGAACAGCAAGAAATGCGTGCTTTTGTAATAACGGTTACCGGATTTGGATTGTGGAGATCCACAGATGCAAATGATTGCTCCTTCCACGCCACCTCTAGCAGTTGTAAGACTTCTTTTTCAGCTCCTCCTTCATCCTTATGAGACCTTCATCCTTACGACACCATTATCACCAAAGTGACTGACGAAACGGGGGGAGTGGATCTAATTTTtcttacatttaatattttgatatttacCCGTTCTTCACGTTACACTTGGCCTAGATTTATAACATCCCTGCTTTGCCTTTATAAACAAATGCTGATCGTGGTTGTCACAAGCCATATTTCCATCTAAACCAAGCTTCCCTATTTGACTGGAGAGAAGAGATCTACTGTTGTTTAGGTGGAGAAATAGTGACTACCTCATACTCCTCACTTAGGTTGTGTCTCGCTAGTCCCAAGCAACTGCATTGTGGTGCTGGCTACTAGTTGTTGACACGCAGAGGCtgagcatcttttttttaattcaagcaACTTGAATCCAGAAAAGGGCAGGATGAATCCCGGACAAGGGCCAGTTCCCGGTAGAACCAGTAGGGATGGATTAGGGTTTGAACTGGTGTATATGCTCAGTGTGGCGTGTTGGAGGTATCCACCCACATATGGGAGAGAAGAACAAGCTTTGTAAGATAAGCCCCATCCATTCAAATCAACCAACCGGGCAGCTTAGACAAATTAAGCCAAACTGGTACCGGAGCTCTCAAGATGGCTGACAGAAGAGGACGTCAGGGTGTAGCACAGCCCTCTTCTGTCTCCTCTCCATTAGAAATGTGCCTAATAATGACCTTTGACACTAGGAACGGGAAGGGCCTTTGACTCAATTTCCTTGATCCGCTATCttggaatgttctgaactcccgtTTCTTTGGCAGTCTCGTCAATGAGGCCGGAGGAGTTGCCCAAGCGCGGATGTAGCTAGCTCGCTTCACATAGTTGAAGGCATTTCAggcttctttagacagcaactTGTTGAGGCAGAgtcaacagtgcctctgctggttgcagccaagtagtgcaccccattttgcctcaatttgcaatttaatgatttttttgccAGAATCACAGAAACTGTTTTCTGAtcatgtaaaaacattttaacctaCTAAATGGCCAAAGTTGAATATATTGTTTTGTAATCATCTGTTTATTGGATCCTTAAGGTGTAAACCACACTTGCATAATTGATTTCAGTGACCTTGCTGCCTTGCATTAAATGCAAGCAGAGCATGACTATCGTATGATTGATCCTGTATATCCTGTCTTATCGGAATGGAATGGAACCTGCAACATTGAACGATCTTGTTTTTGTGACACCGTTGTtccaatttcaaaacaattttctcCAAAAGGAACTAATGTGAGGCGGATGAATTTCTTCCacagtcaaactgtcaccatcataaaacctttatcaaCTGTACAGGCATtgtttcaagtaacattttaacattccttaTGGTCATACTTACAAAAGTAGAAGTGAGCCACTGTATAATACAACCAAACTACTCAAACGTCTCGCCCGTTGAAGAGCCCTGATAGCTAGGTAAAAGAGAGCAGTTGTCAAGCTTCTGTGGTCATTTTCATGCTAATCCTTTCCCCATTATTCTTTCAGCCACATGCTGTTCATGTTAGCATCCACTTAGTGAAACTTTTGCAGAGGCTgttgatatttaattgaaccaaAAGAATTTCACAATTTACATTTCTTGTTCCCGTCTGCCATCTTTGGTACCCTTATGTGGCGAAACACAAAACATTAGAGTTAATGCTAAATGCCCTCACTAAGTACAAGTCCCACAACATTTGGTGACATCACACGTTTTGATCTCGATCCATGTTTTGACTTttaggcagattttttttcagagcatttttattttaacaatttttaatGTACCAACTTTAGGACTGCTTGTCTTtgcaaggttccactgtatgttagTTTCAACAGTCTTGTATGTATTTCTTATATTTGTTAGATCATTTAATTACTGACAAGGCTATTGCTGCTGCggtgtgcattttttttgcatgttgcaGCATTCAAACTGTCATGATTGATGGTGGGACTCTAATGCCTTATCCAAACCAAAAGCTATGGTTGGTGCGCCTTAGTCATTTTAGTGCCACAAAGAGCTCCCACCAAGCAGTGACTTTCATATGTGGTCACTGAAGCCTTACTCTCTTCCTTCCATTAAGCACACTGCAGCGCgctattaaaaatattaaaaaaaaacagctgcaaaAGTGACATATCAGTGTGCCACAGacactctttcttttttttaattttttttattatttttttttaagctcgcTGTTTTTTATATCCCTGCATTGGTGGAAGGTGCCTTGTCAGTTTTAAGATTTGTCTTTATTGTTAGCAATAAGTGGTTGCTTTCTTTTAGCGTCAGTAACTATTTGTTTAAACTGTGGAGTGAGTTGTATTAAATTGGTTTCTTGCGCCCTGTAATAACCTAAGTGAAATAACAGCAAAAGGGCTGATTTAAGTAAAAATGTTGTTGAATGTAAGTGCACAATTACACAAACTGTGGTCAgctttttgaaatatatattgtattccCCTTTTACCGGATGTCCTGATTTCATTCAAATAATATGATTGAAGTGGAACATACACCTGTGGGCTCTCTGTTGTCTGCGTCCCAGAGCTGTATGCTACCGCGTGCGTGGTACTACGCTTTTACACTGGGAACTTGATTTGTAGAGATctgtaattgttttatatataacaaagcatatttgtataaatgaaCTAACAGTGAGATGATTTTAAATTATGCCAAATAAAATGGTGGTTCAACCCAACTTGGGTATTGTCAGTACAGTGTTCCTCtgatattcatccatccgttttccataccgcttatcctcactaggttcgtgggtgtgctggagcccatcccagctaactctgggcgagagccaggatacagcctgaactggtcgccagccaagcgcagggcacatatagacaaccatttgcatgcacattcacacctacgggcaatttagagtcttcaattaacctgtcatgcatgtttttgggacgtgcaggaaaccggagtacctggagaaaacccacgcaggcacggggagaacatgcaaactccacacagggaggccggatttgaacccaggtcctcagaactgtgaggcagatgtgctatccagtcGACCACTGTTACATTTcctcctatatatatatatatatacatatatatatatatatatatatatacatatatatatatatatatatatatacacacacagttgtgaaaaagtattggcccgcttctcaaaaatatttttgcatagtttccccactttgtttaagatcatcagacaaatgtaaatgtcagacaactataacccaagtgaacttaaaatgatgTTTTAAAATGGCGATTTCATTtatcaagggaaaaaaactaaagttacctggccctgtgtggaaaaagtaattgcttCCTAAACCTataaactggttgggccatcctcagcagcaacaactgaaacaagcattttctataactggcaatgagtctttcacatctctgtggagatattttggccatgcttccttgcagaattgtttgaattcagcaaaaattgagggttttcgagcaggaacggcctttttaaggtcatgccactacatttcaatcggattcaagcctggactttgactaggttACTCCAAAACATTCAGTAGTTGACCTGCTAGTGTGTTTTgaatcattgtcctgctgcagaacctgTGTTCTTCAGCTTGAAACCACAAACTAATGGTGGAACATTCTGCAAGATTTTCTgagaaagagcagaattcatggttccatcaatcacagcaagttgtccaggtccggaaggagaaaagcagcccaggaccatcacactaccactacCGTGTTTGACTGtcggtatgatgttctttttctgaaatgctgtgctacaattacaccagatgtaacgagacacacaccttccaaaaagctcaactttcatctcatcagtccatataacATTCTCCCAAAAgccttgggaatcattcagatgtttttttttgcaaaagtaagatgagcctcgTTCTTTTTTGATCAGCTGTtgtttgccttggaactctgccatggatgccatttttgcccagtctcttccttgttgtgtcatgaacactgaccttaactgaggcaagggaggcctgcagttctgtAGAGGTtatcctgagttcctttgtagcctcctggatgagtcattgttgttctcttggggtaatcctTGGAGGCCAGCCAGTCATGGAAAGGTtaaccactgttccatgttttctccatgtgaggataatggctctccctatggttcgctggaatcgtaaagctttagaaatgtttttttgtaacccttttcagactgatagatgtcaatgattttatttctcgactgttctgcaATTTCTTTgtatcgtgtcattttgttgtagctcttttgtctgacttgattttgtcgggacagattctgtttaagtgacttcttgattgaacaggttttagaggtaatcaggcttgggtgtgattaCTGAAAATGAATCAAAACTTGTGATTAGTTTagattaattcatgatttaacaagggaggtaattaccttttcacacagggtcacTTAACTTTGAATCGTTttgtttccttaataaatgaaatcaccatttaaaaacaacattttaagttcacttaggTTAtatttgggttatatttgtctgatacttatatttgtctgatggcctcaaacattaaagtggggaaactatgcaaaaacataagaatttgagaatggggccaatactttttcaaggcactcacACAGTCACACGTCCCACATGATCTTATACCAGACCCAGCCTCTTAAAAGCACATGCAAGTACACAAAACAGACActataatatgtacagtattttctctaatagtattttctaataatttttttgtgttcaaatatatttacagtatgtttgaaaagtgtgttttcgTATGTTTACGTATGTTgagttcaaatatatttacaatatgtttaaaaagtgtgttttcgtAACTTTACGTATCTTTTAataacttccaatgttttttttaaagtgtccGGGGTGTGtgtcgttgtttgtttgtttgtgtatgtatttgATGGTGTCCCTCTGTCGCCGATTTCGACCTATTGCTGGTGTGTTTGCAATGTATCCCACGCGATATCAGGTACCATATGTGGCCACTAGATGTCCACAGCAGACCAATTCCAGCCCACGTGTTTTCACTAATGAGGCATTCTTCCAAACCAttttcctctgctgtacacaagGTGGTCGATTCCCAAAACGTCTCCAGTGCCATCATTCATCTTAGCAGACACCCTACTTGTATTCCTACTTGTGAATACACAGCAAGTTGTTGACTTTGAAACATTCCCTTGACCTTTGGGTGGTGGTTCTGTGAGATGAGGAATGCGTTGTGCGTCACCTCAAGCTCATCAGAAGAGCACTGGTGCAATATTTAAAACCCATTTCCGTTCCCAGGCAGGCAGCGTGCCTGCCTGCTTTTGCAACCACGATGGTGCAGATTGTGTGGttagaccacaggtgtcaaactcaaggcccgggtgGCCAGATCCGGCTCGCCACACCATTCTTTTGTGGctggcgaaagcaaatcatgtgcatcaacttccatgatttttgTAAAATccgtaccaaaatttcaaattgtcatttgtagtaaataatgttaaaatattgcaagcatttttacagtaactgaaAAACCTATAGTATTATCCTTTGACTTGTGATTTCAAATtgattatccatcaatttgttgtgtatattgcAATAATATGAGGTCATTAACCATTTACAtgatttcacagtcataatggccctttAATGGGAGACAGTAACTACGCTGtagcctgtgacaaaaatgagttttacaCCCCTGGTTTAGACCTTTTGTTTGTGCCTGCCTTTGATGTATTGTTATTCCTAAGTAAAAAAGTGGCACACCCGAGAGGAGTGCTGACTACATAGGATGAGACGGGATGAGGAGAGGGTGCTGTGTTTTGCAATACGCTTAAATAAGGCAAGCGGCTTAATGAGATGTGGGGCACTTTAGGTGATCCATTTTCAGGGTAGTGGACTGCACTACTATGCATCTCCTCTTTGTGTTTGCCAGTCAAGGAGACCGCCACCTTAAAGGTCCCACTTCTAATACgtgattttttttgcagcttatCATGCCCATAAGCATGTGCTATATATGTTTCACATTATGGCTTGGGGTGCATTTCTTGGCACATACAAGTAGTATTGGCATGGAAATTTATCTTAGACACTTTAATATGTCCTACATGGTCTTTGAATTGAAATCATTTAGAATGGCAGATGAATTAACCCTCGGACAATATATGCACAATTCTAAAGCATgtacagtagatataaaaagtctacacacgcctgttcaaatgcaatttttttctaatataaaaatagcgaaagataaataataataaataaaaaaattcacctatttgaaccccggtcctcagaactgtgaggcagatttgctaaccagtcgcccaccgtgccgccgcagcAGAACATACTTGGGTATATTCTCCCGTATGCGCTTTTCCCTCTGCGCCCATTTGCCGTCAACTTAGTCTATCACATGCGCATCTTCTGGCCATGTGCGGACTTTGGGTGGACTaaccctaaaatgtgggcgTTCCCTCTCAAATCAGGCATTGCGTGTATTCTGCCAAAGACTTAAGCTAGGTTTATGCTTAATGCATGCAATCAGGCCGACAACATTTTGCAGCATTTACACTGCCGCTGCCCCTGCTGTTAGGCGATATTCTCCCAGACAGTAGGGGGCAATGTGGAGCATCTACGGCATACGAACAGCACTACACCAAAGTAAAAGTAGAAAACACTTCTTTCCGGCGCTGGTAGGCGCTCTTGCTCACCTGCCATGTTTTTCTGTGGAGTTCCAAATTTTTGGAGGTGCGCAGTGGGGAAACTTCGGCCTTGCGGATGCTGGACGAAGGGGTGTGGTTCctgaaatgatgtcattttgcAGCGCGCAGGCCTTGCAGATGCGTCAAGCATAAACCAAGCTTTAAGCGGGATTGCTCATGCGCCCTccagaggctgtagtaagtcTAGCGCCCcgggaaggtgaaacatcatattgcacgttTCCCATCGTCGACTGCTAAACGGCCGTAATGTGTCCTGACCATATTACGCTGATCGACGGCGGAGCGTCAAAATATCATGccatattcattaattaattttcgTACACAGGCTGCGAGcgcattttcatttcaaacatgCTGCATGGCGGCTTGGGAGTTTATCTGAAAGCACCGTTTACACCAACCGCAATCATCTTGATGGCGCGAAGGTGTGTTAGATATGGAATACTTCTGTTTATATTTGATTTATGTCATCTTCATTTAAGTGACGCGCCCTCATGTGTGGCACTAGTATGGTTGCTGGGCAATGCTGATCAACAGCTGGCTCACTCGCATTCGTTTTGATGGCCTTCGAAACTTGTTCAATCATAAGCACggtattattattcaattacatatattaTACAATATGTAACAAAGATTAGAGAACACAAAAAACATGCCCCTTAGCCTGTTGTCACAGGTGACCATTAACCTCCGTTTCCTCTACAAgggttaatttcacatttaacgTGTAACATAGTCTTCGAGTGGATTTCAAAGTCTTTCACGTCTCGGGAAAAATCCACATTACGGGAAACCTACCCACcagcagacttcaatgagtcacgcctCTCAAGCGCAAACTGGCCGGGTAGGTGCGAGGGGTGTGTCTGAAGTCACTATGGTGGAATCGGCGTAACTTGAAAATGCGCATAAAATCCTAATTTACGCACCAGCAGGAGAATATGGCCCACTGTGCCCATGCTGTATTTTTCCTGCACATCGAccttttttgtataaaaaagtACTACTGGTAAAGCTGTCCAGTAGACATCCTTGAATCATCAATGTGGACTCGGCAAATGAGAACGAAACGAGACCTTGAGCTCATCACTGCCTTAATATCCTCCTTTCTTTCATCATGACGTTCATTATGATGTCTTGGGTGAAGCCATGAAACATCAAAAGCTATTCCTCATGTTTTCTTTCGTATGGATGAAAAAACACAAGCTGTGTGCACACAGGCAGAATAGGGCTGCCGTTGGACTGGGAAAGTCTCGACATATTCAAATCTAAAGTGTTCCAGTATAAAGCGAGAAAATGAGATTTCAAAGCCACACAGAAGGATATGAAGGAAATTGGCTCTGCTTCAGCTAAGAGGAAGGTTGGGTGAAGGCAAATATGCAGGAAGTGAAAACCTTCACAGTTAAGGTTGCAGAATTCACAGCATCTAAAATACAGGATGCTTCATATCTTctcaaatctatctatctacatgAGCGCGGGCACAACAttaggtatatatatatgcacacgcAATTACAAGGTTTGTTGATAATGTTGCCTTTACAGGAGCAGCAATATTCTGTTTCGAGTGACTGAGTGTCTGAGAGgaattcatttaacaatatactTACAGTATTAAAGTCATATAATGGAGTGGAAACAAGATATTTTTTTGAGTCATTAACCAGTTCGCCACTGTGCCTTAGGTTGCTATTTAGATTTGAATCTGCTTAGTGAGcattttttgcaaatgttttgcaatgCTTATCATAGTTGATTACTTTCTGTGTTACAATTAGCTCACAATTAGTTCCATTTCTGGTTTCATGGTTCTCATCACACacgcatttttattttgctgtaatgctggggggggggaaatgcaaaaCATACTTGTGGAGGTTAATCCTTGAGATGCATGCAGTatgctgaagcctatctcagctgactttaggcgagaggagggctacaccctgaactggtcagcagccaatcgcagggcacatatagacgaacaaccgttcacactcacacctattgacaatttaaaGTCGTCAGTTAAcgtagcatgcatgtttttggaattaaattgGAGTACGCAGAGAAAACGcacagaacatgcaaattccacaagGCAGGCCGCAACTCGGATTTGAATCCTCGACCTCTGCGgagtggatgtgctaaccagtcgtccaccgtgctgcccttcaaaaaagtcagtttagcttaattctgacaaacaatgcaaaatgccatagacgggttAAGAAATAGCATCAGCATCACGGTCTTCTAACCCTTTAGGAAAGGGATTTTTGAACAAACAGTGGTGCAACAAATGTCGACAGATAAAATAACGGATAACTGGAACAGATGAATAACATTTCCATTTATCTCATTGGGGCaaggatgatttgagatacgagtgttttgagttccaagcatgaatgaattaaacttgtatctcaaggcacaactgcactgtatattcaaaaatatatttcatgaaaaagCATGAACAATGCCAGCCAGTGATTGTTGCGTGCCACTTTTGGAGTCACTTCATGGATGCTCCTGCAAGACAAACTTTTCCACCCCTCTGCTAACCTTTACATTGTTgagcattgaaaataaataggcTGCATTTTGTAATCTTACAGCTgatttgtgtgtggtgtgcagcTTGATGCTGGGAAACCTTTACTTACATTTAGGAATCACTAAAGTAAAAGcacctctgtgaaaaacaatctCAGATTCGGACCGGCTGATTGGATGTCTTGTGGATGTCGGCTCAGTGTTGATGCACAATCTCTCTAAAGCCACAAGAGGCTGTTCAAACACTGCTATTGCCTGATTTCTCCATCACCCGGGGGGCAGCTCAGCTCTGACCTCTGCAAAAACTCAGTGAGGAAGTCAGAGAAAAGAAGGCCTTTAGGAAAACACACACTCAACAGACACTTAATTAGGTACACTCGCAGTCTAATAACTTGCAATACGAGAGACGCATTGAAAAAAATCGTCCAATACGTCACCGCCTTCCTTGGTGTTGTGTGTGggtccacataacagagacacaCCAGGGAAAGTTAACCACTGATTAAGCAAAGCGGCACGCGTTACTCAGCCTGAACACTCACACTGactgacatttgaaaacatacttCCTGCtagttaaaaaacacaaaatgctttGCATTTCAACATATTACTGTAGCCCGAAAGAACACAAAATACATACGacttgggaatttaaataacgacaccgagctgttctgtaaattgtggcatccagggaagatgcattttctggGTTGTAGACATAGAGTAGcttgctagctaactgcacgcttTAGTGGAAATTGGCCTTGTAATAAAAACTAAGTAACTCTCAATTGTGCAGGAAAACCACCGATGCGCCCAAGCATTTGTAGTGGGGGAGGGTCGACTCATGCCTTCATTTtagccacatcccaaaaatccAGACAACGGAAAtggagtaaaaaacaaaacaaaataaagagcaTACTAAAGCTAGAgcgcaacaattcagtactatattgttctgTCTGTGCAcaggttttcagcaattatcttcaaacgtacactatataatgtatttagaaacaaagctCTGAATTTACTTTACATGGTCTTTAAGATATTAAAGGTCAGTATGTTTGATGATCTCTAAACTATTCATGGGAGATTACTAGAAACTGCCTTGAGATAATACAAccatccaaaaaaaacacatgccaCTAAAAATATAGGTACAGTACTGTAATTTAATCCTtattcctgtttgcagtggtg is a window of Phycodurus eques isolate BA_2022a chromosome 9, UOR_Pequ_1.1, whole genome shotgun sequence DNA encoding:
- the rhogd gene encoding ras homolog gene family, member Gd, which translates into the protein MQTIKCVVVGDGAVGKTCLLISYTTNAFPEEYIPTVFDNYSAQMSVDGRTVSLNLWDTAGQEEYDRLRTLSYPQTNVFIICFSIGSPSSHANVRHKWHPEVSHHCPNVPILLVGTKRDLRGDIETVKKLKEQSLAPTTQQQGNSLAKQIGAVKYMECSALLQEGVREVFAEAVRAVLYPVTKKNSKKCVLL